The proteins below come from a single Candidatus Binatia bacterium genomic window:
- a CDS encoding protein-L-isoaspartate(D-aspartate) O-methyltransferase, whose amino-acid sequence MVDRTQERNRMVREQLAQRGIADRAVLAAFSAIPRELFVPRTLASRAYEDCALPIACGQTISQPFVVAYMFEALALTGRERVLEVGTGSGYSAAILSHVARTVFSVERFARLAASAERRLHRLGIVNVHVSRADGTLGLASEAPFDAIVVAAGAREVPQPLVDQLIAGGRLVMPVGGDGEFQSLMRITRSESGGVSEEDLGQCRFVPLVAGTARR is encoded by the coding sequence GTGGTCGATCGCACCCAGGAGCGCAACCGGATGGTTCGCGAACAGCTCGCGCAGCGCGGAATCGCCGACCGCGCCGTCCTTGCTGCGTTCAGCGCGATTCCCCGCGAGCTGTTCGTGCCGCGTACCCTTGCGAGTCGGGCCTACGAGGACTGCGCGTTGCCGATCGCGTGCGGCCAGACGATCTCCCAACCGTTCGTCGTCGCGTACATGTTCGAAGCGCTCGCGCTCACGGGGCGCGAGCGCGTGCTCGAAGTCGGAACCGGATCGGGCTACTCCGCGGCGATCCTTTCCCATGTGGCGCGCACGGTATTCTCGGTCGAGCGTTTCGCCAGGCTCGCAGCGTCGGCCGAGCGAAGATTGCACCGGCTCGGCATCGTCAACGTCCACGTCTCGCGCGCAGACGGGACTCTCGGGCTCGCATCCGAGGCACCGTTCGATGCGATCGTCGTGGCGGCCGGCGCACGGGAGGTACCGCAGCCTCTCGTCGACCAGCTCATCGCGGGCGGGCGTCTCGTGATGCCCGTCGGCGGCGACGGGGAGTTCCAGAGCCTGATGCGTATCACGCGGAGTGAGAGCGGCGGCGTCAGCGAGGAAGACCTGGGACAATGCCGCTTCGTGCCGCTGGTCGCCGGTACCGCACGCCGATAG
- a CDS encoding amidohydrolase family protein — MDNRPYAVITSDAHAGASVAGYRDYLDAGHQALFDEWRGSYRNPQREHIGSKKHKNWDDAERIADMDREGVAGEILFPNTVPPFFRSSVLICGNPSREDYPLWLEGIRAHNRWLLDFQNEQRQRRAGVGIVYLNDIDEAIRDVEWIANSGLKGGVLLPHVPDDCTHIKPLYAPDYDPFWKVCEDTGVVLNHHGGTGSPSYGNYPISLPIRFLETPWFSTRSFSHLILAGVFHRFPKLRYIITESGCGWVPATLEQLDRIWSFVRKGFVGEFEFNVEAVTPEPPSFYARRNIWYGASAASPEEVRQRHAVGVERFCWGTDYPHYEGTYPYTRQALRHTFHDVPETEARCMLGTNAAALFGFDLEALAPVVDRIGPTPAEVARPLASEEMPTNTMSMAFSR; from the coding sequence ATGGACAACAGGCCCTACGCCGTCATCACGTCGGACGCCCACGCCGGTGCCAGCGTCGCCGGCTACCGCGACTATCTCGACGCCGGGCACCAGGCCCTCTTCGATGAATGGAGAGGCAGCTACCGCAACCCGCAGCGCGAGCACATCGGATCGAAGAAGCACAAGAACTGGGACGATGCCGAGCGCATCGCCGACATGGATCGTGAAGGGGTGGCCGGCGAGATCCTGTTTCCGAACACGGTGCCGCCGTTCTTCCGCAGCAGCGTGCTCATCTGCGGCAATCCGTCGCGCGAAGACTATCCGCTGTGGCTCGAAGGTATCCGCGCCCACAACCGCTGGCTGCTCGACTTCCAGAACGAGCAGCGCCAGCGCCGCGCCGGAGTCGGCATCGTCTACCTCAACGACATCGACGAGGCGATACGCGACGTCGAGTGGATCGCGAACAGCGGCCTGAAGGGCGGCGTGCTGCTGCCTCACGTCCCCGACGACTGCACGCACATCAAGCCGCTGTACGCGCCGGATTACGATCCGTTCTGGAAAGTCTGCGAAGACACGGGAGTCGTGCTCAACCACCACGGCGGAACCGGATCACCGAGCTACGGCAACTACCCGATCTCGCTTCCGATCCGTTTTCTCGAGACGCCGTGGTTCTCGACGCGCAGCTTCTCGCACCTGATCCTGGCCGGCGTCTTCCACCGCTTTCCGAAGTTACGCTACATCATCACCGAGTCCGGCTGCGGCTGGGTGCCGGCGACGCTCGAGCAGCTCGACCGCATCTGGAGTTTCGTGCGCAAAGGTTTCGTCGGCGAGTTCGAGTTCAACGTCGAGGCGGTGACGCCGGAGCCGCCGAGCTTTTATGCGCGGCGCAACATCTGGTACGGCGCCAGCGCCGCCTCCCCGGAGGAAGTTCGCCAGCGCCACGCGGTCGGGGTCGAGCGATTCTGCTGGGGAACCGATTATCCACACTACGAGGGGACGTATCCGTACACGCGCCAGGCACTGCGGCACACGTTCCACGACGTGCCGGAAACCGAAGCGCGCTGCATGCTCGGGACCAACGCCGCCGCGTTGTTCGGCTTCGACCTCGAGGCCCTGGCTCCGGTCGTCGACCGGATCGGACCGACGCCCGCAGAGGTGGCGCGTCCGCTGGCATCCGAAGAAATGCCGACGAACACGATGTCGATGGCGTTCTCGCGCTGA
- a CDS encoding glutathione S-transferase family protein, with product MKLYSGPLSMFGSKTEIAVLEKGIDCPREFVPFSLATLYEPKHGDVARINPKQQVPVLIDGDLEIYDSTQIFEYLEELAPAPPMWPRDRKERARARLLELESDEVFFPNVIALMPRSRGLPGGDAVADAARAAIVAFYGKTDSRLAGREYLAGTFSYADIAFFMAQFFASFLGAPADPALANLAAWRSRVALRPSVRKVAGAMHKFLGDAGLKLPPL from the coding sequence ATGAAGCTCTACTCGGGTCCGCTCAGCATGTTCGGCTCCAAGACCGAGATTGCCGTGCTCGAAAAGGGCATCGATTGTCCGCGCGAGTTCGTGCCGTTCTCGCTCGCGACGCTGTACGAGCCGAAACATGGCGACGTCGCGCGCATCAATCCAAAGCAGCAGGTGCCGGTCCTGATCGACGGCGACCTCGAGATCTACGACTCGACGCAGATCTTCGAGTATCTCGAAGAGCTGGCCCCCGCGCCTCCGATGTGGCCGCGCGACCGCAAGGAAAGGGCGAGGGCGCGCCTGCTCGAGCTGGAGTCGGACGAAGTGTTCTTCCCGAACGTCATTGCGCTGATGCCGCGCTCGCGCGGCCTGCCCGGCGGCGACGCGGTCGCCGATGCGGCGCGCGCCGCGATCGTCGCGTTCTACGGGAAGACGGACTCGCGGCTGGCCGGGCGCGAATACCTGGCCGGGACCTTCTCGTACGCCGACATCGCATTTTTCATGGCCCAGTTCTTCGCGTCCTTCCTGGGCGCGCCGGCCGATCCGGCGCTGGCCAACCTCGCGGCGTGGCGCTCGCGGGTCGCGCTGCGCCCGAGCGTGCGCAAAGTGGCCGGCGCGATGCACAAGTTCCTCGGGGACGCCGGGCTGAAGCTACCCCCGCTCTGA
- a CDS encoding alpha/beta hydrolase, whose amino-acid sequence MKSIHQPTIDPIVAAAGAWNPIEFHEAAGATIALNRKGAGPKVVCLHATGHGARDFEPFSERCSDDFEVIAVDWPGQGSSPREKEKASAARYSQILDELIPQLSSEPVIVIGCSIGGAAAIQTAARRPDLVRGLVLCDTGGLIGADRTTRFVIGHMTSFFEAGARGAWWFRRAFAMYYRVVLPQPAARAQRERIVAGCRQVAPVLVEAWTSFNAPEADIRALAPHVLCPTLFAWARQDRVIPWSRTQPAASTFPDHRIEMFDAGHAAFLEQPDRFAEVFRNFAASLPEAAETTREHANIADLASRRGGPGASLPSGPWKAATAM is encoded by the coding sequence ATGAAATCGATCCACCAGCCGACCATCGACCCGATCGTTGCCGCCGCCGGAGCCTGGAACCCGATCGAATTCCATGAGGCCGCGGGCGCGACGATTGCGCTGAACAGAAAAGGGGCGGGCCCGAAAGTGGTGTGCCTTCACGCCACCGGTCACGGTGCACGCGACTTCGAACCCTTCTCCGAGCGCTGCAGCGACGATTTCGAGGTGATCGCGGTCGATTGGCCGGGGCAGGGCAGCAGCCCCCGCGAGAAAGAGAAGGCCAGCGCCGCGCGCTACTCGCAGATTCTGGACGAGTTGATTCCGCAACTTTCGAGCGAGCCGGTGATCGTGATCGGTTGCTCGATCGGCGGCGCTGCGGCGATCCAGACGGCAGCGCGAAGGCCCGACCTCGTGCGCGGCCTCGTGCTCTGCGATACTGGCGGCCTGATCGGTGCCGATCGCACGACGCGCTTCGTGATCGGTCACATGACGTCTTTCTTCGAAGCGGGTGCGCGTGGCGCGTGGTGGTTCCGTCGTGCTTTCGCGATGTACTACCGGGTGGTGCTGCCGCAGCCGGCCGCGCGCGCCCAGCGCGAGCGCATCGTCGCGGGCTGCAGGCAGGTGGCTCCGGTGCTGGTCGAGGCCTGGACCAGTTTCAACGCGCCGGAGGCCGACATCCGCGCGCTGGCTCCGCACGTGCTGTGTCCCACGCTGTTCGCATGGGCGCGGCAGGATCGCGTGATCCCGTGGTCGCGAACCCAGCCGGCGGCATCGACGTTCCCCGACCATCGCATCGAGATGTTCGATGCCGGACACGCGGCGTTCCTGGAGCAGCCGGACCGCTTCGCGGAGGTTTTCCGCAATTTCGCTGCGAGCTTGCCTGAGGCGGCCGAAACAACGCGTGAGCACGCGAACATCGCGGACCTTGCCTCGCGGCGCGGTGGTCCTGGCGCGTCGTTGCCAAGTGGCCCTTGGAAAGCCGCGACCGCGATGTAG
- a CDS encoding helix-turn-helix domain-containing protein, whose protein sequence is MSQGESTGRDLPTPAGAAGSPGRRRPGRSGPAKPAGSRDAGGRPEPGVARQALLDAARAEFDEAGFEGTDTNRIARRAGYAPQTFYRHFRDKTEIFVEIYKRWFDDEWRDLENAQAKGAEGAARVTLAHHARHREFRRSLRRLTVTDPVVRTARAESRRRQVALLAAEDAARGRERSDATRIALLLAVERIADAAADGELHDLGVTHEQEVAMLADVIRRFAR, encoded by the coding sequence ATGAGTCAAGGGGAATCGACCGGCCGCGATTTGCCGACGCCTGCGGGCGCCGCAGGTAGTCCGGGCCGGCGCCGGCCGGGGCGTTCCGGGCCGGCGAAGCCCGCAGGGTCACGCGACGCCGGCGGTCGTCCGGAGCCCGGCGTCGCTCGCCAGGCCCTGCTGGATGCGGCGCGCGCCGAGTTCGACGAGGCCGGTTTCGAAGGCACCGACACGAACCGCATCGCGCGCCGCGCCGGCTACGCGCCGCAGACGTTCTACCGCCACTTCCGCGACAAGACGGAGATCTTCGTCGAGATCTACAAGCGCTGGTTCGACGACGAGTGGAGGGACCTCGAGAACGCGCAAGCCAAAGGCGCCGAAGGGGCCGCGCGCGTGACGCTCGCACACCACGCTCGCCATCGCGAGTTCCGCCGCAGCCTGCGTCGGCTCACCGTCACTGACCCGGTCGTGCGCACGGCGCGAGCCGAGAGCCGGCGCCGCCAGGTCGCACTGCTCGCGGCAGAAGACGCCGCGCGTGGGCGCGAGCGCAGCGATGCAACCCGCATCGCACTGCTGCTCGCCGTCGAGCGCATCGCCGACGCCGCGGCCGACGGCGAGCTTCACGACCTCGGCGTGACGCACGAGCAGGAAGTCGCGATGCTCGCCGACGTGATTCGTCGTTTCGCGCGCTGA
- a CDS encoding PQQ-binding-like beta-propeller repeat protein — MTIARVVVSLAFLACIARETWASDQWPMFQQNASHNGFMPVPLDPSRFHSLWDADLGGASLNPVTGADGLVFVTQRGYFGVQSLFTLNARNGSVRWSVDYEGVFSVNPPSYGFGNVYIQTCNNAGDTYLRSYRARDGRFRFRTLHGAQWERYSAPTIFDGAVYVDGGEYGGMYSFDAVSGSEGWYVGLPQYDGWTPAVDAGHTYAYLGEYAPGLYVFDRISGTPAYTIVDPNFRWDGWTMGPAPVLDGQGGAFTIHDGRLTKWDLKGQAIAWQLFSTFSGEPAVHGGVVYAIDAGTFAAYDRKTGERQWAVEIPNDNLGGNIVVTQTHAFVSGAKAVYCIDLDAKSSIWSWPSPGALAIAEGTLYIAGVDGVVHAIGLGVQDISVPVSFAEGRSRLGIPVTRSLTIRNFGDHPLQITSVTSSSTLFEVPTKGFTIAAHGQKAVPVTFTPAAVGKTGATLTVASDDPNESSVTTHLTGKGIAP, encoded by the coding sequence ATGACAATCGCACGAGTGGTCGTCTCACTGGCTTTTCTCGCCTGCATCGCCCGCGAGACGTGGGCGAGCGATCAATGGCCGATGTTCCAGCAGAACGCTTCGCACAACGGCTTCATGCCGGTGCCGCTGGACCCGTCGCGGTTTCATTCGCTGTGGGACGCGGACCTCGGCGGTGCCAGCCTCAATCCGGTGACAGGTGCCGACGGTCTCGTGTTCGTAACCCAGCGAGGCTACTTCGGCGTACAGTCGCTTTTCACATTGAACGCCCGCAACGGCAGTGTGCGATGGAGCGTCGATTACGAAGGTGTCTTCTCCGTCAATCCGCCGAGCTACGGCTTCGGCAACGTCTACATCCAGACGTGCAACAACGCGGGCGACACGTATCTGCGCTCGTACCGCGCCCGTGACGGACGCTTCCGCTTCCGCACGCTGCACGGAGCACAATGGGAGCGCTATTCGGCGCCCACGATCTTCGACGGTGCCGTTTACGTCGACGGTGGCGAGTACGGCGGGATGTACAGCTTCGACGCCGTTTCGGGCAGCGAGGGCTGGTACGTCGGCCTTCCGCAGTACGACGGATGGACGCCGGCAGTGGATGCCGGCCACACGTATGCATACCTCGGCGAATACGCGCCCGGGCTGTACGTGTTCGATCGAATCAGCGGAACGCCCGCATACACGATCGTCGACCCGAATTTCCGTTGGGATGGGTGGACGATGGGACCGGCGCCGGTCCTGGACGGGCAGGGCGGTGCGTTCACCATCCACGACGGGCGCCTGACGAAATGGGACCTGAAAGGTCAGGCGATCGCGTGGCAGCTGTTTTCCACGTTCAGCGGCGAGCCGGCCGTGCACGGAGGCGTGGTCTACGCGATCGACGCCGGGACATTCGCCGCATACGACCGCAAGACTGGCGAGAGGCAGTGGGCCGTCGAGATCCCGAACGACAATCTGGGCGGGAATATCGTCGTCACGCAGACCCATGCCTTCGTGTCGGGCGCGAAGGCGGTCTACTGCATCGACCTCGACGCGAAGAGTTCAATATGGTCGTGGCCCTCGCCAGGCGCCTTGGCCATCGCCGAGGGCACGCTCTACATCGCCGGCGTCGATGGCGTTGTCCATGCGATCGGCCTGGGAGTCCAGGACATCTCGGTGCCCGTATCGTTCGCCGAAGGTCGATCCAGACTCGGTATTCCCGTGACTCGATCGCTCACGATCCGCAATTTCGGCGATCATCCTCTGCAAATAACGTCCGTGACCTCCAGTTCGACCCTATTCGAGGTGCCGACGAAGGGCTTCACGATCGCCGCGCACGGCCAGAAAGCCGTTCCCGTCACGTTCACGCCGGCGGCGGTCGGCAAGACGGGCGCCACGCTCACGGTTGCGAGCGACGATCCGAACGAGTCTTCCGTGACGACCCATCTCACCGGCAAGGGCATTGCGCCCTGA